The Methanobrevibacter sp. TMH8 region ATCAGAAGGCATCATACCATCATGATGACAATATAAACAATTTATATTACATCTATTAGTTATAGAAAGACGAAGAGAAAAAATTGGTCGATTATACTTATCTTCCACTTTATTTTGTACCAGGGTTTCTACCAGAGTTTCTGTCGAGGTTTCTGTCGGGGTTTCTACTTGGTTTTCTAAATTATTATTTAGATTATTTACCCTATTTTTTCCTTTATCAAAAGAAGGATCTTTATCAATATTATCTTCCATAAAAGGAGATATGTTTTCCCCTATATTATTCTTTGTTTCCATTATTAATCACAATTTCTATTTTTTCGAGATCTTTAATTCCATATTCTTCAGTTTTTAGTGATTTTAACATTCCAATAATACTATTTTTCATGAAAATATTTACAAAAGAATTTAAACCAATAACTTTCTCATTGATTGATAAATGTACATCGATATCATCAAGATCATCTATATCAAGATTTTCTTGATTGATAATAGCTTTTCCAATAGCTTCACCATTATTTAAACCACAATTATTAGTGTAAAGAGTATCAATAATATCATAACTATGTTTTTCAATGAAATCAACAAGTTCTGGTATTTCTTCATCTTTTATATTTAATGCATCAATATTTCTTAAAGTAAAATCATCAACAATTTCTTTTGATGTTGATATTTTTGGATAACTATAATTTTTAAAACCTTCAATTACAACAAAATCAGGTTCATCAATTATCTTTATTAAAAAAAGTATTCTTTCTAATGGTAAATCTTTAGCTATATTGAAAAAAGTCCGACTACCAATACCAACTACAGTTTCAGAACCTGCTTCTTTATGTTTCCAAGTATCAGTGTTTTCTCTATCCATTTCAAGCATGTGATGAGAATGTTTAATACTAGCTACTTTTAAATCTCTTTTTCTTAGTTCTTCTATAATTTTGACAGTTAGAGATGTTTTACCAGTATCTTTTTTACCTACAACGGAAATTATTTTAATAATAGCACTTCCATTAATTTACTTATTAGAATAATTTTATAAATAATCAGGATAATCTTATTTAATACATTATATTTGTATTAATAACTTTAATTTATAATTATTTTAAATTTATAATTATTCTAAATAATATAAATAATATAACAATTTATATTATAACAATTTATATTTATTTTAGATTATTAGTTTTAAAATTTTATATTATATATTATAATAAAATATTATAATTAATAAAGAATTATATTATAATTTAATAATATTATGTTTTAATCGATATAATATCTAATTAATAATTTATAATAATAATAATATTATTTTATATTTATTAGTTTATAATTTAATTTAAAAAGTTTATCTTATTATCTATTTATTTTTCATCAATATTAATTTTTTGATTAAAAACGTTGAAAATGAATTTATTTTATCCCATATCTAACATTATCATGTTAATACTAATCAATCAACGCATAATAATTTTTATAATGATTATAAAAGAAAAAAGAAGAAAAATAAAATT contains the following coding sequences:
- the mobB gene encoding molybdopterin-guanine dinucleotide biosynthesis protein B; this translates as MNGSAIIKIISVVGKKDTGKTSLTVKIIEELRKRDLKVASIKHSHHMLEMDRENTDTWKHKEAGSETVVGIGSRTFFNIAKDLPLERILFLIKIIDEPDFVVIEGFKNYSYPKISTSKEIVDDFTLRNIDALNIKDEEIPELVDFIEKHSYDIIDTLYTNNCGLNNGEAIGKAIINQENLDIDDLDDIDVHLSINEKVIGLNSFVNIFMKNSIIGMLKSLKTEEYGIKDLEKIEIVINNGNKE